From Pseudomonas sp. stari2:
CGATGACGTCGTGCTCGGTTGTGTCACGCCGATTGGCGATCAGGGCTCGGACATCGCCAAGACCGCGGTGCAGGTGGCCGATTGGGATGTCAGCGTCGCGGGCGTGCAGATCAACCGCTTCTGCGCCTCGGGGCTGGAAGCGGTGAACCTGGGGGCGATGAAAGTGCGCTCCGGGTTCGAAGACCTGGTGGTGGTCGGCGGTGTCGAATCCATGTCCCGCGTGCCGATGGGTAGCGACGGTGGCGCTTGGGCGCTGGATCCGCAAACCAATTTGCACAGCCATTTCACACCGCAAGGCGTCGGCGCGGATCTGATCGCCACACTTGAAGGTTTCAGCCGTCAAGACGTCGATGCCTATGCGCTGCATTCGCAACAGAAGGCCGCCCGGGCCCGGGCCGACGGTTCGTTCAACAAATCGTTGGTGCCGGTGCAGGACCAGAACGGCATCATCCTGCTCGATCACGATGAATTCATTCGTGCCGAGTCGACCCTTGAAGGCCTGGGCAAGCTCAAGCCGAGCTTCGAGATGATCGGCCAGATGGGCTTCGACGCCACGGCGCTGCGGGTCTACAGCCATGTCGAGCGCATCAATCATGTGCACACGCCCGGTAACAGTTCGGGGATCGTTGATGGCGCGGCGCTGATGTTGATCGGCTCCGAAGCCAAGGGGCGCGAGTTGGGCCTGCAACCCCGGGCGCGAATCGTAGCCACGGCGGTCACCAGTACCGACCCGACCATCATGCTCACCGGCCCCGCGCCGGCCACTCGCAAGGCGTTGGCCAAGGCCGGGCTGCGGGTGGAGGACATCGACCTGTTCGAGGTCAACGAGGCGTTCGCCTCGGTGGTGCTGAAATTCATCAAAGACATGGCCGTCGACCCGGACAAGGTCAACGTCAATGGCGGCTCGATCGCCATGGGCCACCCGCTGGGCGCCACCGGTTGCGCGATCCTCGGCACCTTGCTCGATGAACTGGAAGCCCGGCGCCTGCGCTACGGCCTCGCGACGCTGTGCGTTGGCGGTGGCATGGGCATCGCCACCATCATCGAACGCCTCTGACCCCAAGGAAAACTGTCATGACCCAAGCCATTCGTTACGAAAAAGGCCAGGACGGCATCGTTCTCCTGACCATCGACATGCCGGGCCAGAGCGCCAACACCATGAACGCGGTGTACCGCGAGGCCATGGCCGACAGCGTCGCCCGATTGCAGGCGGAAAAAGATGACATCGTCGGGGTGGTCATCACCTCGGCCAAGAAAACCTTCTTCGCCGGCGGCGACCTGAATGAACTGATCAAGGTCGGCAAGCCCGAAGCCAAGGCTTTCTACGACATGGTGCTGACTCTCAAGGGTCAGTTGCGCACCCTGGAAACCCTCGGCAAACCGGTGGTCGCGGCGATCAACGGCGCGGCGCTCGGCGGAGGCTGGGAAATCTGCCTGGCCTGCCACCACCGCGTGGCGCTGGACGATGCGTCGGTGCAACTCGGATTGCCGGAAGTGACCCTCGGGCTGCTGCCGGGCGGCGGCGGAGTGGTGCGGATGGTGCGCATGCTCGGTATTGAAAAGGCTCTGCCATATCTGCTCGAAGGCAAGAAGGTCCGTCCGCAACAGGCATTGCAGGCAGGTTTGATCGATGAGCTGGCGGCGGATCGCGATGAATTGCTGGCCAAGGCCCGGGCCTGGATTTTGGCCAACCCTGCGGCGGTGCAGCGTTGGGATGTGAAGGGCTATCAGATTCCCGGCGGTACGCCGTCGAACCCGAAAGTCGCGCAGATGCTGGCGATTGCGCCGTCGATCCTGCGCAGCAAAACCCAGGGCACGCTGCCGGCGCCGGAGAAGATTCTGTGCGCCGCGGTGGAAGGCGCGCAGGTGGATTTCGACACCGCGCACCTGATCGAGACCCGTTACTTCACTGAACTGACCACGGGCCAGATCTCGAAGAACCTGATCGGCACCTTCTGGTTCCAGCTCAATGAAATCAATGCCGGCGGTTCGCGTCCGCAGGGTTTTGCACCTTATGTGACGAAGCGTGTGGGCGTCCTCGGCGCGGGCATGATGGGCGCCGGCATCGCCTATGTCAGCGCCTCGGCTGGAATCGATGTGGTGCTCAAGGACATCAATCTTGCCGCCGCCGAAAAGGGCAAGGCGCATTCGGCGGCACTGCTGGACAAGAAAGTCGCTCGCGGGCAAATGTCTGCACAGCAGCGTGAAGCGGTGCTGGCGCGCATCCAGACGACTGAACGCGATGCCG
This genomic window contains:
- a CDS encoding 3-hydroxyacyl-CoA dehydrogenase NAD-binding domain-containing protein, translating into MTQAIRYEKGQDGIVLLTIDMPGQSANTMNAVYREAMADSVARLQAEKDDIVGVVITSAKKTFFAGGDLNELIKVGKPEAKAFYDMVLTLKGQLRTLETLGKPVVAAINGAALGGGWEICLACHHRVALDDASVQLGLPEVTLGLLPGGGGVVRMVRMLGIEKALPYLLEGKKVRPQQALQAGLIDELAADRDELLAKARAWILANPAAVQRWDVKGYQIPGGTPSNPKVAQMLAIAPSILRSKTQGTLPAPEKILCAAVEGAQVDFDTAHLIETRYFTELTTGQISKNLIGTFWFQLNEINAGGSRPQGFAPYVTKRVGVLGAGMMGAGIAYVSASAGIDVVLKDINLAAAEKGKAHSAALLDKKVARGQMSAQQREAVLARIQTTERDADLAGCDLIIEAVFEDRQLKAKVSAAAQQVVGADAVIASNTSTLPITGLAAAVPDQSKFIGLHFFSPVEKMPLVEIIKGAQTSDETLARGFDFVLQIKKTPIVVNDSRGFFTSRVFGTFTNEGIAMLGEGVSAPMIETEARKAGMPIGPLAISDEVSLSLMSHIRQQTAKDLQAEGKPLIEHPAFAVIDLLLNEYKRPGKAAGGGFYDYPAGGQKHLWPELKTRFEKADGQISPKDVRDRLLFVQAIETVRCVEEGVLASTADANVGSIFGIGFAAWTGGALQFINQYGVKDFVARAQYLAEQYGERFAPPALLLEKAAKGELF
- a CDS encoding acetyl-CoA C-acetyltransferase — encoded protein: MTQALIFDALRTPRGKGKADGSLHSVKPVNLVAGLLTALQVRTELDTSQVDDVVLGCVTPIGDQGSDIAKTAVQVADWDVSVAGVQINRFCASGLEAVNLGAMKVRSGFEDLVVVGGVESMSRVPMGSDGGAWALDPQTNLHSHFTPQGVGADLIATLEGFSRQDVDAYALHSQQKAARARADGSFNKSLVPVQDQNGIILLDHDEFIRAESTLEGLGKLKPSFEMIGQMGFDATALRVYSHVERINHVHTPGNSSGIVDGAALMLIGSEAKGRELGLQPRARIVATAVTSTDPTIMLTGPAPATRKALAKAGLRVEDIDLFEVNEAFASVVLKFIKDMAVDPDKVNVNGGSIAMGHPLGATGCAILGTLLDELEARRLRYGLATLCVGGGMGIATIIERL